From a single Staphylococcus epidermidis genomic region:
- the agrD gene encoding cyclic lactone autoinducer peptide AgrD encodes MENIFNLFIKFFTTILEFIGTVAGDSVCASYFDEPEVPEELTKLYE; translated from the coding sequence ATGGAAAACATTTTTAATTTATTTATAAAATTTTTCACTACAATCTTGGAATTTATTGGTACTGTAGCAGGAGATAGTGTATGTGCCTCTTACTTTGACGAACCAGAAGTACCAGAAGAACTGACTAAACTATACGAGTAA
- the hld gene encoding delta-hemolysin — MAADIISTIGDLVKWIIDTVNKFKK; from the coding sequence ATGGCAGCAGATATCATTTCTACAATCGGTGATTTAGTAAAATGGATTATCGATACAGTTAATAAATTCAAAAAATAA
- a CDS encoding accessory gene regulator AgrB, with protein sequence MKIIDKKIEQFAQYLQRKNNLDHIQFLKIRLGMQVLAINIEKSIVVYGLAIIFHTFFYTLLTHLSYFLIRRHAHGTHANSSLLCHIQNIIFFIIFPYLIIKLDINYFVLLSMALVGLIITILYAPAATKKQPIPRRLVKRKKILSIFLYCTIVVISLVTKEPVNKLILFGVILESLTLLPIFFPKEDINHGKHF encoded by the coding sequence GTGAAAATCATCGATAAAAAAATTGAGCAATTTGCTCAATATTTACAACGTAAAAATAACTTAGATCACATACAGTTTCTAAAAATTCGTTTAGGGATGCAGGTACTAGCGATAAATATTGAAAAGTCTATAGTTGTGTATGGGCTAGCAATAATCTTTCATACTTTCTTTTACACACTTTTAACTCATTTAAGTTATTTTTTAATTAGGAGACATGCACACGGTACGCATGCAAATTCGTCATTGTTATGTCATATTCAGAACATAATTTTCTTTATTATCTTTCCATACTTAATAATAAAGTTAGATATTAACTATTTTGTTCTTTTATCTATGGCATTAGTCGGATTAATTATTACCATTTTATACGCACCTGCAGCAACTAAGAAACAACCTATACCTAGACGTCTTGTAAAGCGAAAAAAAATACTCTCCATATTTTTATATTGTACTATCGTAGTTATTTCATTAGTAACTAAAGAACCGGTAAATAAACTTATTTTATTCGGTGTAATTTTAGAATCTTTAACATTACTACCCATCTTTTTCCCTAAGGAGGATATTAATCATGGAAAACATTTTTAA
- the sdrH gene encoding MSCRAMM-like protein SdrH yields the protein MKKFNIKHSFMLTGFAFMVTTSLFSHQAHAEGNHPIDINFSKDQIDRNTAKSNIINRVNDTSRTGISMNSDNDLDTDIVSNSDSENDTYLDSDSDSDSDSDSDSDSDSDSDSDSDSDSDSDSDSDSDSDSDSDSDSDSDSDSDSDSDSDSDSDSDSGTSSGKGSHTGKKPGNPKGNTNRPSQRHTNQPQRPKYNQTNQNNINNINHNINHTRTSGDGAPFKRQQNIINSNSGHRNQNNINQFIWNKNGFFKSQNNTEHRMNSSDNTNSLISRFRQLATGAYKYNPFLINQVKNLNQLDGKVTDSDIYSLFRKQSFRGNEYLNSLQKGTSYFRFQYFNPLNSSKYYENLDDQVLALITGEIGSMPELKKPTDKEDKNHSAFKNHSADEITTNNDGHSKDYDKKKKIHRSLLSLSIAIIGIFLGVTGLYIFRRKK from the coding sequence ATGAAAAAGTTTAACATTAAACATTCATTTATGCTTACGGGCTTTGCTTTCATGGTAACTACATCATTATTCAGTCACCAAGCACATGCTGAAGGTAATCATCCTATTGACATTAATTTTTCTAAAGATCAAATTGATAGAAATACAGCTAAGAGCAATATTATCAATCGAGTGAATGACACTAGTCGCACAGGAATTAGTATGAATTCGGATAATGATTTAGATACAGATATCGTTTCAAATAGTGACTCAGAAAATGACACATATTTAGATAGTGATTCAGATTCAGACAGTGACTCAGATTCAGATAGTGACTCAGATTCAGATAGTGACTCAGATTCAGATAGTGACTCAGATTCAGACAGTGATTCAGACTCAGATAGTGACTCAGATTCAGACAGTGATTCAGATTCAGATAGTGATTCAGACTCAGATAGTGACTCAGATTCAGATAGTGATTCAGACTCTGGTACAAGTTCAGGTAAGGGTTCACATACCGGAAAAAAACCTGGTAACCCTAAAGGAAATACAAATAGACCTTCTCAAAGACATACGAATCAACCCCAAAGGCCTAAATACAATCAAACAAATCAAAACAATATAAACAATATAAACCATAATATTAATCATACACGTACTAGTGGAGATGGTGCGCCTTTTAAACGTCAACAAAATATTATTAATTCTAATTCAGGTCATAGAAATCAAAATAATATAAATCAATTTATATGGAACAAAAATGGCTTTTTTAAATCTCAAAATAATACCGAACATAGAATGAATAGTAGCGATAATACCAATTCATTAATTAGCAGATTCAGACAATTAGCCACGGGTGCTTATAAGTACAATCCGTTTTTGATTAATCAAGTAAAAAATTTGAATCAATTAGATGGAAAGGTGACAGATAGTGACATTTATAGCTTGTTTAGAAAGCAATCATTTAGAGGAAATGAATATTTAAATTCATTACAAAAAGGGACAAGCTATTTCAGATTTCAATATTTTAATCCACTTAATTCTAGTAAATACTATGAAAATTTAGATGATCAGGTTTTAGCTTTAATTACAGGAGAAATCGGCTCAATGCCAGAACTTAAAAAACCTACGGATAAAGAAGATAAAAATCATAGCGCCTTCAAAAACCATAGTGCAGATGAGATAACAACAAATAATGATGGACACTCCAAAGATTATGATAAGAAAAAGAAAATACATCGAAGTCTTTTATCGTTAA
- the agrC gene encoding quorum-sensing sensor histidine kinase AgrC, producing the protein MDDINLFPFAGLQIFLMIWVTKVIINMKFNFRDYIIVFTIVIPSAIMYYFWQSKALIVLVIIITIFFYTKIKLYSILVVLFTTMILYITNFITVYIHLTIKDYIPFKFALQLIHFTSFVIITLIIAYLTQLLFNKLKVSYLSLNKRYLLIITIVLFISFILLYMVSQTDMRGNDTLKLYAILLLGIMVFLSVVILVMSNFTLREMRYKRNVKEIEAYYEYTLRIESINNEMRKFRHDYVNILTTLSDYIREDDMPGLRKYFNENIVPMKDKLKTRSIKMNGIEKLKVREIKGLITTKIIQAQEKRIPISIEVPDEIDRIDMNTVELSRIIGIIVDNAIEASENLEEPLINIAFIDNEESVTFIVMNKCSNDIPKIHELFEQGFSTKGDNRGLGLSTLKELTDSNENVLLDTVIENGYFVQKVEINNKES; encoded by the coding sequence ATGGATGATATTAATCTATTTCCGTTTGCAGGCCTACAAATCTTTTTAATGATTTGGGTTACTAAAGTTATCATTAATATGAAATTTAATTTTAGGGATTACATAATCGTTTTTACGATTGTAATCCCTTCTGCAATAATGTATTACTTTTGGCAAAGTAAAGCATTAATAGTTTTGGTTATAATAATCACCATTTTCTTTTATACAAAAATAAAGCTTTATTCAATATTAGTTGTATTATTCACCACTATGATCTTATATATAACTAATTTCATAACTGTATACATACATTTGACTATAAAAGATTATATTCCGTTTAAATTTGCTTTACAGTTAATACATTTTACCTCTTTTGTAATCATAACTCTAATTATTGCTTATTTAACTCAACTATTGTTCAATAAATTAAAAGTATCCTACTTGTCACTCAATAAAAGATACTTATTGATAATAACAATAGTACTTTTCATATCATTTATTTTACTTTATATGGTGTCACAAACTGATATGCGAGGAAATGATACCCTTAAATTATATGCCATCTTATTGTTGGGTATTATGGTTTTTTTAAGTGTAGTGATATTAGTGATGTCCAATTTTACACTCCGTGAAATGAGGTATAAACGTAATGTAAAAGAAATCGAAGCATATTATGAGTACACGTTACGTATAGAAAGCATTAACAATGAAATGCGTAAGTTCCGACATGATTATGTGAATATCCTCACCACTCTTTCAGATTACATTAGAGAAGATGATATGCCTGGATTACGTAAATATTTTAATGAAAATATCGTTCCAATGAAAGATAAATTAAAAACTCGCTCTATTAAAATGAATGGTATTGAAAAGTTGAAAGTGAGAGAAATTAAAGGGCTGATTACTACTAAAATTATTCAAGCTCAAGAAAAACGTATTCCAATTAGTATTGAGGTTCCTGATGAAATTGATCGTATCGATATGAATACTGTTGAGCTTAGTCGTATTATCGGTATTATAGTTGATAATGCTATTGAAGCTTCAGAAAATCTTGAGGAACCACTCATCAATATCGCATTCATCGATAATGAGGAATCTGTCACTTTTATCGTTATGAATAAATGTAGTAATGATATCCCTAAAATTCATGAGTTGTTTGAACAAGGTTTTTCTACTAAAGGTGATAATCGCGGTTTAGGTTTATCAACTTTAAAAGAACTGACAGACTCAAACGAGAATGTTTTATTAGATACTGTCATCGAAAATGGTTACTTTGTACAAAAAGTAGAAATAAATAATAAGGAATCATAA
- a CDS encoding carbon-nitrogen family hydrolase translates to MKIQILQFNVERGNVDKNMQNIKTKFNQYLDKDTSVVVLPEMWNNGYALEELEQKADKNLKDSSLFIKDLAHTFNVDIIAGSVSNIRENHIYNTAFAINKNKELINEYDKVHLVPMLREPDFLCGGNVVPEPFYLSDQTLVTQIICYDLRFPEILRYPARKGAKIAFYVAQWPSSRLDHWLSLLKARAIENDIFIVACNSCGDDGHTNYAGNSIVINPNGEILDHLDDKEGVLTTHIDVDLVDQQREYIPVFRNLKPHLYK, encoded by the coding sequence TTGAAAATCCAAATACTTCAATTCAATGTAGAACGTGGAAATGTTGATAAAAATATGCAAAATATCAAAACTAAGTTTAATCAATACTTAGATAAAGATACCAGTGTCGTCGTGCTTCCAGAAATGTGGAATAACGGTTATGCATTAGAAGAATTAGAACAAAAAGCTGATAAAAATCTTAAAGACAGCTCTCTCTTTATAAAAGACTTAGCACATACATTTAATGTAGATATCATTGCAGGTTCAGTGTCAAATATAAGAGAAAACCATATATATAATACTGCTTTTGCAATTAATAAAAACAAAGAATTGATTAATGAATATGACAAAGTACATCTCGTGCCAATGTTACGTGAGCCAGACTTTTTATGTGGTGGAAATGTAGTCCCTGAACCTTTTTATTTATCTGATCAAACACTTGTGACGCAAATCATTTGTTATGACTTGCGATTTCCAGAGATATTGCGCTATCCAGCTAGAAAAGGTGCTAAAATTGCTTTTTATGTAGCGCAGTGGCCTAGCTCAAGACTAGATCATTGGTTATCATTACTAAAAGCGAGAGCAATCGAAAATGATATTTTTATTGTAGCTTGTAATAGTTGTGGTGATGATGGTCACACCAATTATGCTGGAAATTCAATTGTCATTAATCCTAATGGTGAAATTTTAGACCATTTAGATGATAAAGAAGGAGTACTAACAACACATATCGATGTAGACTTAGTAGATCAACAAAGAGAATATATTCCAGTTTTCAGAAATCTAAAACCACATCTTTATAAATAG
- the agrA gene encoding quorum-sensing response regulator AgrA, which yields MKIFVCEDDQRQREHMVSIIKNYIMIEEKPMELALATNDPYEVLEQSKELNDIGCYFLDIQLEADMNGIKLASEIRKHDPVGNIIFVTSHSELTYLTFVYKVAAMDFIFKDDPSELKMRIIDCLETAHTRLKLLSKESNVDTIELKRGSNSVYVQYDDIMFFESSTKSHRLIAHLDNRQIEFYGNLKELAQLDERFFRCHNSFVINRHNIESIDSKERIVYFKNGENCFASVRNVKKI from the coding sequence ATGAAAATTTTTGTTTGTGAAGATGACCAAAGACAAAGAGAACATATGGTATCAATCATTAAAAACTACATAATGATTGAAGAAAAGCCAATGGAGTTAGCTTTAGCAACAAATGATCCTTATGAGGTCTTAGAGCAATCAAAAGAACTTAATGACATTGGTTGTTACTTCCTTGATATTCAATTAGAAGCTGATATGAACGGTATTAAATTAGCCAGTGAAATTCGTAAACATGATCCTGTTGGTAATATTATATTTGTAACCAGTCACAGTGAGCTGACTTATTTGACGTTTGTTTATAAAGTGGCTGCTATGGATTTTATTTTTAAAGATGATCCATCTGAATTAAAAATGAGAATCATAGATTGTCTTGAAACAGCACATACACGACTCAAATTATTATCAAAAGAAAGTAATGTAGATACGATTGAGTTAAAGCGGGGAAGTAATTCAGTATACGTTCAATATGATGATATTATGTTTTTTGAATCATCTACGAAATCTCATAGACTCATTGCACATCTTGATAATCGACAAATTGAATTTTATGGAAATTTAAAGGAATTAGCACAGCTTGATGAACGTTTCTTTAGATGTCATAACAGTTTTGTAATAAACAGGCATAATATTGAATCTATTGACTCAAAAGAACGTATTGTTTA